Proteins from one Pseudodesulfovibrio hydrargyri genomic window:
- a CDS encoding metal-dependent hydrolase, which yields MPDYRGHLAGGLFFGVMGLVGVILLGWMAFDPLMAAGLLGFCLLGALFPDVDTNSKGQNLYYAVFVLVDLGLIIKGMYVWAAWFGLFSMLPAVGSHRGWTHTWWAMLLVPLPIVVIPFFMQTPGLAQRFAPFYAAFVLGYFSHLALDGEFR from the coding sequence ATGCCTGATTACAGAGGACATCTGGCCGGAGGGCTCTTTTTCGGCGTCATGGGCTTGGTGGGAGTGATCCTGCTGGGCTGGATGGCCTTCGATCCGCTCATGGCCGCCGGACTGCTCGGCTTTTGTCTGCTCGGAGCGTTGTTCCCGGACGTGGACACCAATTCCAAGGGACAGAACCTGTATTATGCGGTCTTCGTGCTCGTGGACCTGGGGCTGATCATCAAGGGGATGTACGTCTGGGCTGCCTGGTTCGGGCTCTTTTCCATGCTCCCGGCCGTGGGTTCGCACCGGGGCTGGACGCACACTTGGTGGGCAATGCTCCTGGTCCCGCTGCCCATCGTGGTCATCCCCTTCTTCATGCAGACCCCGGGGCTGGCCCAGCGCTTCGCGCCGTTTTACGCCGCCTTTGTCCTGGGCTACTTCTCCCACCTGGCTCTGGACGGGGAGTTCCGGTAA
- a CDS encoding glycosyltransferase family 4 protein: protein MKVLLLDLGKIMRGGQRQVYYLARALHRAERFEPLVAIPGDSPLKPLLTADGIPFTELPGHTDYNPMNILRVLGIVKSFKPDVVHTNDAKGASLGAMAKKLRNTFRLVHSRRVSYRLKPGWSKNKYLLGDVMVAVSREIQEVLVDCGVPEEKTTVIHSGIDPAMYTTESRQHPVLTLGAVGALSSQKGFEVLIEALAHLRKSPNMPDWQCMIAGEGPLQQDLKRQAEKLNLADSILFLGYRDSREVLPEINILTVPSVDGEGSNAVIKEGWATRTPVITSDLPSNLELVTHERDGLVFRNRDAADLAACIVRLVNDRELSDRLVSGGAESVTGYTDVKMADRYMALYKGLRG, encoded by the coding sequence TTGAAGGTACTGTTACTCGACCTGGGCAAGATCATGCGCGGCGGACAACGCCAGGTATATTATCTGGCGCGGGCCCTGCACCGCGCCGAACGGTTCGAACCCCTGGTCGCGATACCCGGGGACTCGCCCCTCAAGCCCCTGCTCACGGCCGACGGCATCCCCTTCACCGAGCTCCCCGGCCACACGGACTACAATCCCATGAACATCCTCCGGGTGCTTGGGATCGTCAAATCCTTCAAGCCGGACGTGGTTCACACCAACGACGCCAAGGGCGCGTCCCTGGGGGCCATGGCCAAAAAGCTGCGCAACACTTTCCGGCTGGTCCACAGCCGCCGGGTGTCCTACCGCCTCAAGCCGGGCTGGAGCAAGAACAAGTACCTCCTGGGCGACGTCATGGTCGCCGTCAGCCGCGAGATCCAGGAGGTTCTGGTGGACTGCGGCGTGCCCGAGGAAAAGACCACGGTCATCCACAGCGGCATCGACCCGGCCATGTACACCACCGAGTCACGCCAGCATCCGGTGCTGACCCTCGGTGCCGTGGGCGCGCTCAGCTCGCAAAAGGGGTTCGAAGTCCTCATCGAGGCCCTGGCCCATCTGCGCAAGTCCCCGAACATGCCGGACTGGCAGTGCATGATCGCGGGCGAAGGCCCCTTGCAGCAGGATCTCAAGAGGCAGGCCGAAAAACTCAACCTGGCCGATTCCATCCTTTTCCTGGGGTACCGCGACAGCCGCGAGGTCCTGCCCGAGATCAACATCCTGACCGTCCCGTCCGTGGACGGCGAAGGGTCCAACGCGGTCATCAAAGAGGGCTGGGCCACCCGGACCCCGGTGATCACCTCGGACCTGCCCTCCAACCTCGAACTGGTCACCCACGAACGCGACGGCCTGGTCTTCAGGAACCGCGACGCGGCCGACCTGGCCGCGTGCATCGTCCGCCTGGTCAACGACCGGGAACTCAGCGACCGGCTGGTCTCGGGCGGCGCGGAATCCGTCACCGGCTACACGGACGTGAAAATGGCCGACCGGTACATGGCCCTGTACAAGGGCTTGCGCGGCTAA
- the sucD gene encoding succinate--CoA ligase subunit alpha produces the protein MLLDEHNSKLLFAASAIPVPQGAAVFPGEEDDFAPGYPLPWFLKAQILSGGRGKAGGILRIDDPADFPAKARKLFSREIKGESVPFIRVEPGEDIAHEFYLSLSVSRRQRCILLTCGRQGGVEVEKQGAENLLIQKIRLPEGPAPHQIRAAFFHLGLDRERFRDFAGFLDALFRCLLDNGLLLAEINPLVLTPDNRLVALDGKVEMDDNFADLHPETEVYRRREHAAPEENMARDAGLSFVRLPGWVGLMVNGAGLAMATMDLLNFSGLPASNFLDLGGAADQKRMETALELLFGDTRVKAIFINLFGGILSCEKVALAMQGALGGTSPKKPIVVRMSGKDAEAGLKILREMDGNNLHMAADMQAAIAILDTIRPADAAPVDHPAPLDIPLGPRPAPTDWRSDAHFLIGADTPILVQGITGREGQLHTRLMQEYGARVVAGVTPFKGGQETLGVPVYNSIAEAKRHHDIGASIIFVPPRMAADAVAEAVDNGIPWTVCITEGITQHEMLAAFERAEGSPTRIVGPNTPGIIVPGKTKIGIMPTMPFMPGPVAVFSRSGTLTYEVADRLTRAGIGQSICVGIGGDPFIGVDFVDLFEMIRNHDQTRAVIILGEIGGQAEENLAEYVVRTGFDKPVISFIAGQTAPAGKRLGHAGAILEAGGGIQDKLETMGRAGFAVCPSLEAVAEATKKALK, from the coding sequence ATGTTACTCGATGAGCACAACAGCAAACTCCTCTTCGCAGCGTCCGCAATTCCCGTCCCCCAAGGCGCGGCAGTCTTCCCCGGCGAGGAAGACGATTTCGCCCCGGGCTACCCCCTGCCCTGGTTCCTCAAGGCCCAGATCCTGTCCGGCGGGCGCGGCAAGGCCGGGGGCATTCTGCGCATCGACGACCCCGCCGACTTTCCGGCCAAGGCCCGCAAGCTGTTCTCCCGCGAAATCAAGGGCGAATCCGTACCGTTCATCCGCGTGGAGCCGGGCGAGGACATAGCCCACGAGTTCTACCTCTCCCTGTCCGTGTCCCGTCGGCAGCGCTGCATACTGCTGACCTGCGGCCGCCAGGGAGGGGTGGAGGTCGAGAAACAGGGCGCGGAAAACCTTCTGATCCAGAAGATACGCCTGCCCGAAGGCCCGGCCCCGCACCAGATCAGGGCGGCCTTCTTCCATCTCGGCCTGGACAGGGAACGGTTCCGGGATTTCGCCGGGTTCCTGGACGCCCTGTTCCGCTGCCTGCTCGACAACGGCTTGCTTCTGGCCGAGATCAACCCCCTGGTCCTGACCCCGGACAACCGGCTGGTGGCCCTGGACGGCAAGGTGGAAATGGACGACAACTTCGCGGACCTGCACCCCGAGACAGAGGTGTACCGCAGGCGAGAACACGCCGCGCCCGAGGAGAACATGGCCCGCGACGCCGGGTTGTCCTTTGTCCGCCTGCCTGGCTGGGTTGGGCTGATGGTCAACGGCGCGGGGCTGGCCATGGCCACCATGGACCTGCTCAACTTCTCCGGCCTGCCCGCCAGCAACTTTCTGGACCTGGGTGGCGCAGCCGACCAGAAACGCATGGAGACCGCCCTGGAGCTGCTCTTCGGCGATACCCGGGTCAAGGCAATTTTCATCAATCTCTTCGGTGGAATACTCTCCTGTGAAAAGGTCGCCCTGGCCATGCAGGGTGCCCTTGGGGGCACATCGCCGAAAAAACCCATCGTGGTCCGCATGTCCGGCAAGGACGCCGAGGCCGGACTCAAGATCCTCAGGGAAATGGACGGGAACAACCTGCACATGGCCGCTGACATGCAGGCGGCCATAGCCATCCTGGACACCATCCGGCCCGCCGACGCCGCGCCGGTGGATCACCCCGCTCCCCTGGACATCCCCCTCGGGCCGCGACCGGCTCCCACGGATTGGCGAAGCGATGCGCATTTCCTCATCGGCGCGGACACTCCCATCCTGGTCCAGGGCATCACCGGCCGCGAAGGCCAGCTGCACACCCGGCTCATGCAGGAGTACGGGGCCAGGGTGGTGGCGGGCGTGACCCCGTTCAAGGGCGGCCAGGAGACCCTCGGCGTCCCGGTCTACAACTCCATCGCCGAGGCCAAACGCCACCATGACATCGGGGCGTCCATCATCTTCGTGCCGCCGCGCATGGCCGCCGACGCCGTGGCCGAGGCCGTGGACAACGGAATCCCGTGGACCGTGTGCATCACCGAAGGCATCACCCAGCACGAAATGCTGGCCGCCTTCGAGCGGGCCGAGGGCTCACCCACCCGCATCGTCGGCCCGAACACGCCGGGGATCATCGTCCCGGGCAAGACCAAGATCGGGATCATGCCCACCATGCCGTTCATGCCCGGACCGGTGGCCGTGTTCTCCCGCAGCGGCACCCTGACCTACGAGGTGGCCGACCGTTTGACCCGGGCCGGAATCGGCCAATCCATATGCGTGGGCATCGGCGGCGACCCGTTCATCGGAGTCGATTTTGTTGATCTGTTTGAAATGATTCGAAATCACGACCAAACCAGGGCCGTGATCATCCTTGGTGAAATCGGTGGACAGGCAGAGGAGAATCTGGCTGAATACGTCGTCCGCACGGGATTCGACAAACCGGTCATCTCGTTCATCGCCGGACAGACCGCCCCAGCGGGCAAACGACTGGGCCACGCCGGAGCCATATTGGAGGCCGGCGGCGGCATACAAGACAAGCTTGAAACCATGGGCAGAGCCGGATTCGCGGTCTGCCCCAGCCTGGAAGCCGTTGCCGAGGCGACGAAAAAGGCTTTGAAATAG
- a CDS encoding exopolyphosphatase produces the protein MRLVTRSDFDGLACATLLKHLGIIDDYLFAHPKDLQDGRVEVGGGDVLANVPYVKGCGLWFDHHTSEKDRLGEIEFEGASRPLASCARVVYEYYGPDKFPAACDAFVKAVDKVDSASLTVEEITHPTDWILLGFIMDPRTGLGRYRDYRISNYQLMLDMIEYCRTMTAREILEINDVKERVDKYFGDSEDFAQMLRDNAEVHGDAVILDLRHQEPIYCGNRFMIYTLFPECSISVRVIWGFKRQNVVLSVGHSIINRTSKVDVGSLMLTLGGGGHRAVGTCQVAEAEVPETLEKILARINAA, from the coding sequence ATGAGACTCGTGACCCGATCCGACTTCGACGGCCTGGCCTGCGCCACCCTGCTCAAGCACCTGGGAATCATCGATGATTACCTCTTCGCCCACCCCAAGGACCTGCAGGACGGCCGGGTGGAGGTCGGCGGCGGCGACGTCCTGGCCAACGTGCCCTACGTCAAGGGCTGCGGCCTGTGGTTCGATCACCACACCAGTGAAAAGGACCGGCTGGGGGAGATCGAATTCGAGGGCGCGAGCCGACCTCTGGCCAGCTGCGCGCGGGTGGTCTACGAGTATTACGGCCCGGACAAATTTCCGGCCGCGTGCGACGCGTTCGTCAAGGCCGTGGACAAGGTGGATTCGGCGAGCCTGACCGTGGAGGAGATCACCCATCCCACCGACTGGATCCTGCTCGGCTTCATCATGGATCCCCGGACCGGACTCGGCCGTTACCGGGACTACCGCATCAGCAACTACCAGCTCATGCTCGACATGATCGAGTACTGCCGGACCATGACGGCGCGGGAAATCCTTGAAATCAACGACGTGAAGGAACGCGTGGACAAGTATTTCGGGGATAGCGAGGACTTCGCCCAAATGCTGCGGGACAACGCCGAGGTCCACGGCGACGCCGTGATCCTGGACCTGCGCCATCAGGAGCCCATCTACTGCGGCAACCGGTTCATGATCTACACCCTGTTCCCGGAGTGCTCCATCAGCGTGCGCGTCATCTGGGGATTCAAGAGACAGAACGTGGTCCTGTCCGTGGGCCATTCCATCATCAACAGGACGAGCAAAGTGGACGTGGGTTCGCTGATGCTCACCCTGGGCGGCGGCGGACACCGGGCAGTGGGCACCTGCCAGGTCGCGGAGGCCGAGGTTCCCGAGACCCTGGAAAAAATCCTCGCCCGGATCAACGCGGCCTAG
- a CDS encoding tRNA nucleotidyltransferase — MKVYLAGGAVRDLLLGRPLHDRDYLVMGATREEFRRAFPAAREVGRTFPVFLVDGLEFSFPRADSLDEELKARDLTVNAQLLDEDGELVCHPQGLNDLAARILRPASDHSLTDDPLRVLRAARFAAQLPDFTAHAELITAMRAVGASGGLASLSADRVVPELRKVLESPKPGNFLRLLAESGCLLPWFPEFETGRSVPAGPAPYHHSDMLTHTCRVMDDLAGDPVAVWMGLAHDLGKTLTPRERWPRHYGHDLAGVPLAETAALRLRMPNEYKTAGMKAARWHMTAARYGHLRPGTRVDLLMDLHLSGTLVPLFKLVLADHGEDHLERARTELAAILPVRLAPKDMNHGAESGEKLRMLRAEVLRGG, encoded by the coding sequence ATGAAAGTCTATCTGGCTGGCGGCGCGGTCCGCGATCTCCTGCTCGGCAGGCCCCTGCACGACAGGGATTACCTGGTCATGGGTGCCACCCGCGAGGAGTTCCGCCGGGCCTTTCCGGCCGCCCGCGAGGTGGGCCGGACCTTTCCGGTCTTCCTGGTGGACGGCCTGGAGTTCTCCTTTCCCAGGGCCGACTCCCTTGATGAAGAATTAAAAGCCCGCGACCTGACTGTCAATGCGCAACTGCTCGACGAGGACGGCGAACTCGTCTGCCATCCGCAGGGGCTGAACGACCTCGCGGCCCGCATCCTGCGCCCGGCCTCGGACCATTCCCTGACCGACGACCCCCTGCGCGTCCTTCGCGCGGCCCGTTTCGCGGCCCAGTTGCCGGACTTCACCGCCCATGCGGAACTGATCACGGCCATGCGCGCGGTCGGCGCTTCGGGAGGGCTTGCGTCCCTCTCCGCCGACCGGGTGGTGCCGGAACTGCGCAAGGTCCTGGAGAGCCCGAAACCCGGCAACTTCCTGCGGCTGCTGGCCGAGTCGGGCTGCCTCCTGCCGTGGTTTCCGGAGTTCGAGACCGGCCGGTCCGTCCCGGCGGGCCCCGCGCCCTACCACCACAGCGACATGCTGACCCACACCTGCCGGGTCATGGACGATCTGGCCGGGGACCCGGTGGCGGTCTGGATGGGACTGGCCCACGACCTCGGCAAGACCCTGACACCCCGCGAACGGTGGCCCCGCCACTACGGCCACGACCTGGCGGGCGTGCCCCTGGCCGAGACCGCCGCCCTGCGGCTGCGCATGCCCAACGAATACAAGACCGCGGGCATGAAGGCCGCGCGCTGGCACATGACCGCGGCCCGCTACGGCCACCTGCGCCCCGGCACCCGGGTGGACCTGCTCATGGACCTGCACCTGTCCGGTACCCTCGTCCCCCTGTTCAAACTCGTCCTGGCCGACCACGGCGAGGATCATCTTGAACGCGCCCGGACGGAGCTGGCGGCCATCCTGCCGGTCCGGCTCGCCCCGAAGGACATGAACCACGGGGCCGAGTCCGGAGAAAAGCTGCGCATGCTCCGGGCCGAGGTCCTGCGCGGCGGCTGA
- a CDS encoding biotin--[acetyl-CoA-carboxylase] ligase: MLPQGIFLMDPVTADEPPVHPLWQGDLREYGPWTPADRDAVPAGWLMGGGLANGTVVVARSCTSTMELAARLVADGRLGPWGAVVCARQTRGRGQLRRPWASLAGNLHASIVLPPAPATGTWAKALSDLLPLVVGHVFSEVLSGLGAELRIKWPNDILQDGRKVGGMLIEERNGTSIVGVGLNLADCPDDSQMREDRSVPAAKIRLPFFSSGPAALIDQLVNHGESVYAVMLDEIPPPRFISMFESKLAWFGRTILVKEGDDSSYEALLAGLSLDGGLVLRRDGGESVLYSGSIFPL; this comes from the coding sequence ATGCTTCCACAAGGAATTTTTCTCATGGATCCGGTGACCGCCGACGAGCCGCCGGTGCATCCGCTGTGGCAGGGGGACCTGCGCGAATACGGCCCCTGGACCCCGGCGGATAGGGACGCGGTCCCGGCAGGCTGGCTCATGGGCGGCGGGCTCGCGAACGGCACCGTGGTCGTTGCCCGGTCCTGCACCAGCACCATGGAGCTGGCCGCCCGGCTGGTCGCCGACGGCAGGCTCGGCCCGTGGGGCGCGGTGGTCTGCGCCCGGCAGACGCGGGGCAGGGGCCAGCTCAGGCGGCCGTGGGCGTCCTTGGCCGGGAACCTGCACGCTTCCATCGTGCTCCCGCCCGCGCCCGCGACAGGGACATGGGCCAAGGCCCTGTCCGACCTCCTGCCCCTGGTCGTGGGACACGTGTTCTCCGAGGTCCTGAGCGGCCTGGGCGCGGAGCTGAGGATCAAGTGGCCGAACGACATTCTTCAGGATGGCCGCAAGGTTGGCGGGATGCTGATCGAAGAGCGAAACGGTACGTCCATCGTCGGCGTGGGGCTGAATCTCGCCGACTGTCCGGATGATTCGCAAATGCGCGAAGATCGTTCGGTGCCCGCCGCAAAAATCCGGCTTCCGTTCTTTTCTTCCGGCCCCGCAGCCCTCATCGATCAGCTTGTAAACCATGGGGAAAGCGTGTATGCAGTAATGCTCGACGAGATTCCACCCCCTCGATTCATCTCCATGTTCGAGAGCAAACTCGCCTGGTTCGGACGAACTATCTTGGTCAAGGAAGGAGACGATAGCTCCTACGAGGCTCTTTTGGCGGGCCTTTCCTTGGATGGTGGACTTGTTCTCCGTCGAGACGGGGGGGAGTCGGTGCTCTATTCGGGATCGATATTTCCTCTCTAG
- a CDS encoding pyruvate carboxylase, with product MQPKSFEQVLEEVKGKRILVANRGIPARRICRSITEMFNAKAIMTATDVDKTSPASSGANELLMLGSDPRAYLDQDKIIHEAKANNVVAIHPGWGFCSEDDSFPARCAKEGIIFIGPEQEPMRILGNKVAVRKLAIEQGVPVVPGSEGAVSIPEARKIAQEIGFPVMLKAEGGGGGRGIYEVYQEEDLENAFSKASALAQASFGNPRLYVEKLLTSVRHIEIQVIADQYGNVFCLDERDCTVQRNHQKLIEITPSPWPKFTPELREQLKDYARRLVSSVGYYSLATVEFLVDGDGVPYLIEVNTRLQVEHGITECRYGIDLVEEQIAIAFGAKLRLNEENTKPFQWAMQCRINCEDPQKHFEPNSGRITRYVSPGGQGIRIDSCVGDGYRFPSNYDSAASLLIAYGNSWKKVVALMTRALREYMIGGVKTTIPFHRKIIDHLKFVEADYDTNFVRQNYAELMDYSDREPDSLRLTRLVAEISAQGYNRYVQLGEYRGREDKRVGRFHLAKPPEVSSWFEPRFSRKMDRDAILDTLRTDREAGIIHMTDTTTRDITQSNSGNRFRLAEDRIIGPSLDKCGFFSLENGGGAHFHVAMLANMTYPFSEAAEWNKFAPNTLKQILIRSTNILGYKPQPKNVMRLTGEMINEHYEIIRCFDFLNHVDNMRPFAEVAMTSKRNIFEPAISLSWAKGFTVERYMTVTDEIIHMCSEAAGVTPKQAEKMIILGLKDMGGVCPPRFMRELIGAITKKYPELVIHSHRHYTDGLFVPTMGAAAEAGAHIVDVAIGASVRWYGQGEVLSTAAYIEDEIGLKTHLDKDMIRATNFRLKQIMPYYDRYTAPYFQGIDHDVVRHGMPGGATSSSQEGALKQGYIKLLPYMLKFLEGTRKVVRYHDVTPGSQITWNTAFLAVTGAYKRGGEREVRRLLNMLDVVTLCREDELTDLEREARLDLYRDSNDAFRNLLLGKFGKLPLGFPADWVYQSAFGSGWETAIKERTEASPLTTLKDVDLVAEKKALQSRLHRQPTEEEFIMYLNHPGDAIKTIDFCEKFGNINNLPVDIWFEGLEKGEVLDFQGNCKKPHLMRILDISEPDENGMAVVRYVLDSEIMSHQVKVAEAEAGGKDATEMADPANVYHVGSPSNGDLWVTHVRPGDRVKAGEELFNISIMKQEKAVLAPVTGMVRRVIKSANYTEDKKMIPVVEGELLVELGPEAGTCPTCKVDVPMEDCNFCPNCGQKL from the coding sequence ATGCAGCCGAAGTCCTTTGAACAGGTACTTGAAGAGGTCAAGGGGAAGCGGATACTGGTGGCCAACCGGGGTATCCCGGCCAGGCGCATCTGCCGTTCCATCACCGAAATGTTCAACGCCAAGGCGATAATGACCGCCACCGACGTTGATAAAACCTCTCCGGCATCCTCCGGAGCCAACGAGCTGTTGATGCTCGGCTCCGACCCCCGGGCGTATCTGGATCAGGACAAAATCATCCACGAGGCCAAAGCCAACAACGTGGTCGCCATCCATCCGGGTTGGGGATTCTGCTCGGAAGACGACTCCTTCCCGGCCCGCTGCGCCAAGGAGGGGATCATCTTCATCGGCCCCGAGCAGGAGCCCATGCGCATTCTGGGCAACAAGGTGGCCGTGCGCAAGCTGGCCATCGAGCAGGGCGTGCCCGTGGTCCCCGGCTCCGAAGGGGCCGTGTCCATCCCCGAGGCGCGCAAGATCGCCCAGGAGATCGGTTTCCCGGTGATGCTCAAGGCCGAAGGCGGCGGCGGCGGCCGAGGCATCTACGAGGTCTACCAGGAAGAAGACCTTGAAAACGCCTTTTCCAAGGCCTCGGCCCTGGCTCAGGCCTCCTTCGGCAATCCGCGCCTGTACGTGGAAAAGCTGCTGACCTCGGTGCGCCACATCGAGATCCAGGTCATCGCCGACCAGTACGGCAACGTGTTCTGTCTGGACGAGCGCGACTGCACGGTCCAGCGCAACCACCAGAAGCTCATCGAGATCACTCCGTCTCCGTGGCCCAAGTTCACCCCCGAGCTGCGCGAACAGCTCAAGGATTACGCCCGGCGGCTGGTTTCGTCCGTGGGCTACTATTCCCTGGCCACCGTCGAGTTTCTGGTGGACGGCGACGGCGTGCCGTACCTCATCGAGGTCAACACCCGGCTCCAGGTGGAGCACGGCATCACCGAGTGCCGCTACGGCATCGACCTGGTGGAGGAGCAGATCGCCATCGCCTTCGGTGCCAAGCTGCGCCTGAACGAGGAGAACACCAAGCCGTTCCAGTGGGCCATGCAGTGCCGGATCAACTGCGAGGACCCGCAGAAGCATTTCGAACCCAACTCCGGGCGCATCACCCGGTACGTCTCGCCCGGCGGGCAGGGCATCCGCATCGACTCCTGCGTGGGCGACGGCTACCGCTTCCCGTCCAACTACGACTCGGCGGCCTCCCTGCTGATCGCCTACGGCAACTCCTGGAAGAAGGTCGTGGCCCTGATGACCCGGGCCCTGCGCGAGTACATGATCGGCGGGGTCAAGACGACCATCCCGTTTCACCGCAAGATCATCGACCATCTGAAGTTCGTCGAGGCGGACTACGACACCAACTTCGTCCGCCAGAACTACGCCGAGCTCATGGACTACTCCGACCGCGAGCCGGATTCCCTGCGCCTGACCCGGCTGGTGGCCGAGATATCGGCCCAGGGATACAACCGGTACGTCCAGCTGGGCGAATACCGGGGTCGCGAGGACAAGAGGGTGGGCCGGTTCCACCTGGCCAAACCGCCCGAGGTGTCCTCCTGGTTCGAGCCGCGTTTCTCGCGCAAGATGGACCGCGACGCCATCCTGGACACCCTGCGCACGGACCGCGAGGCCGGGATCATCCACATGACGGACACCACGACCCGCGACATCACCCAGTCCAACAGCGGCAACCGGTTCCGCCTGGCCGAAGACCGCATCATCGGCCCCTCGCTCGACAAATGCGGCTTTTTCTCCCTGGAGAACGGCGGCGGGGCGCACTTCCACGTGGCCATGCTCGCGAACATGACCTATCCGTTCTCCGAGGCGGCCGAGTGGAACAAGTTCGCGCCCAATACCCTCAAGCAGATTCTCATCCGGTCGACCAACATCCTGGGCTACAAACCGCAGCCCAAGAACGTCATGCGGCTGACCGGCGAGATGATCAACGAGCACTACGAGATCATCCGCTGTTTCGACTTTCTTAACCATGTCGACAACATGCGGCCGTTCGCCGAGGTGGCCATGACCTCGAAGAGAAACATCTTCGAACCCGCCATCTCCCTGTCCTGGGCCAAGGGCTTCACGGTCGAGCGATACATGACCGTGACCGACGAGATCATCCACATGTGCTCCGAGGCCGCGGGCGTGACCCCCAAGCAGGCCGAGAAGATGATCATCCTGGGCCTCAAGGACATGGGCGGCGTGTGCCCCCCGAGGTTCATGCGCGAACTCATCGGCGCCATCACCAAGAAATATCCCGAACTGGTCATCCACAGCCACCGGCATTACACCGATGGGTTGTTCGTCCCGACCATGGGCGCGGCCGCCGAGGCAGGCGCGCACATCGTGGACGTGGCCATCGGCGCGAGCGTGCGCTGGTACGGCCAGGGCGAGGTCCTGTCCACGGCGGCCTACATCGAGGACGAGATCGGACTGAAGACCCACCTCGACAAGGACATGATCCGGGCCACCAACTTCCGGCTCAAGCAGATCATGCCGTACTACGACCGCTACACCGCTCCGTACTTCCAGGGCATCGACCATGACGTGGTCCGCCACGGCATGCCCGGCGGCGCGACGTCCTCCTCCCAGGAGGGGGCGCTCAAGCAGGGCTACATCAAGCTGTTGCCCTACATGCTCAAGTTCCTGGAAGGGACCCGCAAGGTGGTTCGCTACCACGACGTCACCCCGGGCTCCCAGATCACCTGGAACACCGCCTTCCTGGCCGTGACCGGGGCCTACAAGCGCGGCGGCGAGCGGGAAGTGCGCCGCCTGCTGAACATGCTCGACGTGGTCACCTTGTGCCGCGAGGACGAGCTGACCGATCTCGAGCGCGAGGCGCGTCTCGACCTGTACCGCGACTCCAACGACGCCTTCCGCAACCTGCTGCTCGGCAAGTTCGGCAAGCTGCCCCTGGGCTTCCCGGCCGACTGGGTCTACCAGTCCGCCTTCGGTTCGGGCTGGGAGACGGCCATCAAGGAGCGCACCGAGGCCTCCCCGCTGACCACCCTCAAGGATGTGGACCTGGTGGCCGAGAAGAAGGCGCTCCAGTCCCGCCTGCACCGCCAGCCCACCGAGGAAGAGTTCATCATGTATCTCAACCATCCGGGCGACGCCATCAAGACCATCGACTTCTGCGAGAAGTTCGGCAACATCAACAACCTGCCCGTGGACATCTGGTTCGAGGGTCTGGAGAAGGGCGAGGTCCTGGACTTCCAGGGCAACTGCAAGAAGCCGCACCTCATGCGCATCCTGGACATCTCCGAGCCGGACGAGAACGGCATGGCCGTGGTCCGCTACGTGCTCGACTCCGAGATCATGAGCCACCAGGTCAAGGTGGCCGAGGCCGAGGCCGGGGGCAAGGACGCCACCGAGATGGCCGATCCGGCCAACGTCTACCACGTGGGCTCGCCCAGCAACGGCGACCTGTGGGTCACCCATGTGCGTCCCGGCGACCGCGTCAAGGCGGGCGAGGAGTTGTTCAACATCTCCATCATGAAGCAGGAGAAGGCGGTCCTGGCGCCGGTCACCGGCATGGTCCGGCGGGTCATCAAGTCCGCCAACTACACCGAGGACAAGAAGATGATCCCGGTGGTGGAAGGGGAGCTGCTCGTGGAGCTCGGACCCGAGGCGGGCACCTGCCCCACCTGCAAGGTCGACGTGCCCATGGAGGATTGCAACTTCTGCCCCAACTGCGGCCAGAAACTGTAA